In Cytobacillus oceanisediminis, the following proteins share a genomic window:
- the pulA gene encoding type I pullulanase: MKGYKQFIFLAAAIIMAASNFLSPFMQTIASAEKTTQGAGQTTAVTIHYQPEEGEMKDWNLWVWPKDGEGQVFEFTGEDEFGLTAEVVLQGIHNEVGFIVRTDSWEKDGGDRFINVQGGYDEVWVKAGDEHTYTSPPDGEYRDFPAFERVKVKLHYFRYDGNYEGWNLWTWPEGKDGKRVDFTAEDDFGKVAEFELENPEGMKKAGFIVRKSMEGNDWVGKEFGDRFITKFDENGNAEVWIVQGTERIYYNPAYIEKVPKIVNASMDTFNQITLETNFPFQWRDWESIIEIDNADIKEVVPYDGDEENDFTNKVRVITEDKLDFRQSYKITAVSFGEAEVKIGDIVRSKEFDDAFYYDGKLGNQYTKNQTSFRLWAPTASEASIVLYDSWDDQTADELPLKRGEKGTWTTVLKGDQNGLIYNYKVKIGGEWTEATDPYVRAVTVNGDRGVVMDLDTTDPKKWNKQKPKLKNPEDSIIYEVHVRDLSIHEDSGIKHKGKFLGAAEKSTLNSKGEKTGLNHIKDLGVTHVQFLPIYDYRTVDETKLDEPQYNWGYDPKNYNVPEGSYSTDPYDPAARIIELKTMIQEYHNEQLRVVMDVVYNHVFAVNESSFHKLVPGYYFRYNEDGTLANGTGVGNDTASERKMVQKFIVDSVAYWAEEYNLDGFRFDLMGIHDTETMNKVRKTLDKIDPTIIIIGEGWDLNTPLAAERKANQKNAEDMPGIGHFNDGIRDGLKGSVFDELDKGFVNGKQGMENFVQQGIAAGLDYPGTMATYKDPEQAVTYAEAHDNHTLWDKLELTNPDADEESRKKMHKLASSIILTSQGVSFVHAGQEFMRTKYGDHNSYKSPDSVNQLDWDRRTEFSGEVDYFKGLIKLRKHYKSFRMTTAEDIQSKLDFIDAPDNTVAYRLDANGLKDRAKEIVVIYNANTEPAKISLPGKGPWHLLADGKQAGIRTLKIYQSKTIEVPAQTSFILKR; the protein is encoded by the coding sequence TTGAAAGGGTATAAACAGTTTATTTTTCTGGCCGCAGCTATAATAATGGCGGCATCTAATTTTTTATCCCCATTTATGCAAACGATTGCATCGGCCGAAAAAACGACACAAGGGGCCGGTCAGACTACAGCAGTCACCATCCATTATCAGCCTGAAGAGGGCGAAATGAAGGATTGGAATTTGTGGGTATGGCCTAAAGATGGCGAGGGACAGGTTTTTGAATTCACTGGTGAAGATGAGTTTGGACTTACTGCAGAGGTTGTGCTGCAAGGTATCCATAATGAAGTTGGATTTATTGTCCGCACTGACAGCTGGGAGAAAGATGGAGGGGACCGATTCATTAATGTACAAGGCGGATATGATGAAGTATGGGTGAAAGCAGGCGATGAACATACATATACATCACCGCCTGATGGTGAGTATAGGGACTTTCCAGCATTTGAACGGGTGAAGGTAAAACTCCACTACTTTCGATATGACGGAAATTATGAAGGCTGGAATTTATGGACATGGCCAGAAGGCAAGGATGGCAAAAGAGTTGATTTTACAGCAGAAGATGATTTTGGGAAAGTTGCTGAATTTGAGCTTGAAAATCCGGAAGGTATGAAAAAGGCCGGATTTATAGTCAGGAAGAGCATGGAAGGAAATGATTGGGTCGGCAAGGAATTTGGTGATCGCTTTATTACAAAGTTCGATGAAAATGGGAATGCAGAAGTATGGATTGTTCAGGGAACAGAAAGAATTTATTACAATCCAGCCTATATTGAAAAAGTTCCAAAAATAGTGAATGCTTCTATGGATACTTTTAATCAGATTACGCTTGAAACCAATTTCCCTTTCCAGTGGAGGGATTGGGAATCCATAATTGAAATTGACAATGCCGATATTAAAGAAGTTGTCCCTTATGACGGGGACGAGGAAAATGATTTTACAAATAAAGTAAGAGTGATAACAGAAGATAAACTAGATTTCAGGCAATCATATAAAATCACTGCAGTTTCATTTGGAGAGGCAGAGGTGAAGATTGGGGATATTGTCAGATCAAAGGAATTTGATGATGCTTTCTATTATGATGGGAAGCTGGGAAACCAGTATACGAAAAATCAAACCTCTTTCAGGCTTTGGGCCCCTACAGCAAGTGAAGCATCCATAGTCCTTTATGACAGCTGGGATGATCAGACCGCTGATGAACTTCCTCTTAAAAGAGGTGAAAAAGGAACCTGGACAACTGTTCTAAAAGGGGATCAAAATGGGCTGATTTACAATTATAAAGTCAAAATCGGAGGGGAATGGACAGAAGCGACTGATCCCTATGTCCGGGCTGTAACAGTGAATGGCGACAGGGGCGTTGTGATGGATCTGGATACAACCGACCCTAAAAAGTGGAATAAACAGAAGCCGAAGTTAAAGAATCCAGAGGACTCCATCATTTATGAAGTTCATGTACGGGACCTTTCGATTCATGAGGACAGCGGCATTAAGCATAAGGGGAAGTTCCTTGGGGCTGCTGAGAAAAGCACCTTAAATTCTAAAGGAGAAAAAACAGGTTTAAATCATATAAAAGATCTTGGAGTCACACATGTTCAGTTCCTTCCGATTTATGACTACCGGACGGTTGATGAAACAAAACTGGACGAACCACAATATAACTGGGGCTATGATCCAAAAAATTATAATGTGCCGGAAGGCTCGTATTCTACTGATCCTTATGATCCAGCTGCAAGAATTATAGAATTGAAGACAATGATTCAGGAGTACCATAATGAGCAGCTGCGGGTTGTAATGGATGTTGTGTATAATCATGTGTTTGCAGTGAATGAATCCAGTTTCCATAAGCTTGTTCCAGGCTACTATTTCCGCTATAACGAAGATGGAACACTTGCCAATGGCACAGGAGTCGGCAATGATACAGCTTCGGAAAGAAAAATGGTGCAGAAATTTATTGTCGACTCTGTTGCCTATTGGGCTGAGGAATATAATCTTGATGGATTCCGCTTTGATCTGATGGGCATTCATGACACTGAAACAATGAATAAAGTAAGAAAGACATTGGATAAAATTGATCCTACTATCATTATCATTGGGGAGGGATGGGATTTAAACACACCACTGGCAGCTGAAAGAAAGGCCAATCAGAAAAATGCCGAAGATATGCCTGGCATTGGCCATTTCAACGATGGCATCCGGGATGGTTTAAAAGGCAGTGTGTTTGATGAACTGGATAAAGGTTTTGTAAATGGCAAACAGGGCATGGAAAACTTTGTTCAGCAAGGAATTGCAGCAGGATTGGATTATCCGGGCACAATGGCCACATACAAAGATCCTGAACAGGCGGTTACGTATGCTGAGGCACATGATAACCACACTCTTTGGGATAAGCTTGAACTGACCAATCCAGATGCAGATGAAGAATCAAGAAAGAAAATGCATAAATTGGCTTCTTCCATTATACTGACATCCCAAGGAGTCAGCTTTGTTCATGCAGGCCAGGAATTCATGCGGACAAAATACGGGGATCACAACAGCTATAAATCCCCTGACAGTGTAAATCAGTTAGACTGGGACCGCCGAACTGAATTCAGCGGGGAAGTAGACTATTTTAAAGGTCTGATTAAGCTCAGAAAGCATTATAAATCGTTTAGAATGACAACAGCTGAGGATATTCAATCAAAGCTTGATTTTATAGATGCCCCAGATAATACGGTGGCTTACAGACTGGATGCAAATGGCCTAAAAGATAGAGCGAAAGAGATTGTTGTAATCTATAATGCAAATACAGAACCAGCCAAAATATCACTTCCAGGCAAGGGCCCTTGGCATTTGCTTGCAGACGGAAAACAGGCAGGGATAAGAACCCTAAAGATATATCAGTCAAAAACAATTGAAGTACCCGCACAAACAAGCTTTATTCTAAAAAGATAA